In Caballeronia sp. Lep1P3, a single genomic region encodes these proteins:
- a CDS encoding porin: MKRFALTSLSLALLGAAGAAQAQTSVTLYGVIDAGLGYVSNANANGQKLFGMINGNLSGDRWGLKGQEDLGGGLKAIFQLENGFDVGTGRLGQGGREFGRQAFVGLSGAQWGTVTLGRQYDPLVDMVQGITADNYWGAVFATPGDVDNYDNSLRTSNTVKYVSPNFAGFQFEGLYGFSGLAGATGQGQTWSGAATYNNGPLAIAGGYFFTSNPNTPLAAGARTGWNSPSSDPLFDGPINNGYASAHSIGIARGAIQYSIGAFTVGGSYSNAQYRRDGFSTFASNEKFNIGNGFVNFQATPALLVGVGYTYSKASGDTSATYHQASVGADYSLSKRTDLYAVGAYQHASGTQRDAATGAPVAAQASIGSYGYESGRNHQGIVIIGMRHKF, from the coding sequence ATGAAACGATTCGCACTGACGTCCCTCTCGCTGGCCCTGCTCGGCGCGGCTGGCGCAGCACAGGCACAAACGAGCGTGACGCTGTATGGCGTGATCGATGCCGGTCTGGGTTATGTGAGCAACGCCAACGCTAACGGCCAGAAGCTGTTCGGCATGATCAACGGCAACCTGTCCGGCGACCGCTGGGGCCTGAAGGGTCAGGAAGACCTCGGCGGCGGCCTGAAGGCGATCTTCCAGTTGGAAAATGGCTTCGACGTCGGCACGGGCCGTCTGGGACAAGGCGGTCGCGAATTCGGCCGTCAGGCATTCGTCGGTCTGTCGGGCGCGCAATGGGGTACCGTGACGCTGGGCCGTCAGTACGACCCGCTCGTCGACATGGTTCAGGGCATCACCGCCGACAACTACTGGGGCGCGGTCTTCGCAACGCCGGGTGACGTCGACAACTACGACAACTCGCTGCGCACGTCGAACACCGTCAAGTACGTTTCGCCGAACTTCGCGGGCTTCCAGTTCGAAGGCCTGTATGGTTTCTCGGGCCTCGCTGGTGCAACCGGCCAGGGCCAGACGTGGTCGGGCGCCGCGACGTACAACAACGGCCCGCTGGCTATCGCAGGCGGCTACTTCTTCACGAGCAACCCGAACACGCCGCTCGCAGCAGGCGCGCGCACCGGCTGGAACAGCCCGTCGTCGGATCCGCTGTTCGACGGCCCGATCAACAACGGCTACGCTTCGGCTCACTCGATCGGCATCGCACGCGGCGCGATCCAGTACTCGATCGGCGCATTCACGGTCGGCGGTTCGTACAGCAACGCGCAGTATCGTCGTGACGGCTTCTCGACGTTCGCATCGAACGAGAAGTTCAACATCGGCAACGGCTTTGTGAACTTCCAGGCGACGCCGGCTCTGCTGGTTGGCGTGGGCTACACGTACAGCAAGGCGTCGGGCGACACGTCGGCGACCTACCACCAGGCAAGCGTCGGCGCGGACTACTCGCTGTCGAAGCGCACGGACCTGTACGCAGTCGGCGCATATCAGCACGCAAGCGGCACGCAGCGCGACGCGGCGACCGGCGCTCCGGTGGCGGCGCAGGCTTCGATCGGTTCGTATGGCTACGAAAGCGGCCGCAACCATCAAGGCATCGTCATCATCGGCATGCGTCACAAGTTCTAA